The proteins below come from a single Miscanthus floridulus cultivar M001 chromosome 1, ASM1932011v1, whole genome shotgun sequence genomic window:
- the LOC136461722 gene encoding transcription factor bHLH18-like, with amino-acid sequence MDSSANKQWLAELEKDDDLGELELIDPLNMQKETHQCIQDTDKVSVLGSTIEYVHHLKDRLKTLQKEHHHFAGSRGGSTTAESDTQCCCTTGTGSKDEAVNKSDDESPKIEVDLRGKTILLRVVCREKKGVLIMVLTELENHGLSIINTNVVPFAESSLNITITAQIEDGTSSTGELVNSLTSALNKLG; translated from the exons ATGGACTCCTCCGCTAATAAGCAATGGCTGGCAGAACTG GAGAAGGATGATGACCTTGGGGAGCTGGAGTTGATTGACCCACTGAACATGCAGAAGGAGACACACCAATGCATACAAGAC ACCGACAAGGTGTCCGTCTTGGGCAGCACCATCGAGTACGTGCACCACCTCAAGGACAGGCTCAAGACGCTGCAGAAGGAGCACCACCACTTCGCCGGCAGCCGCGGCGGCAGCACCACGGCGGAGTCGGACACGCAATGCTGCTGCACTACTGGGACTGGCTCCAAGGATGAGGCTGTTAACAAGTCTGATGATGAGAGCCCAAAGATCGAGGTGGACTTGCGAGGGAAAACGATTTTGCTGAGGGTGGTGTGCCGGGAGAAGAAGGGGGTGCTCATCATGGTGCTCACGGAGCTGGAAAACCACGGCCTCTCCATCATCAACACCAACGTCGTGCCCTTCGCCGAGTCATCACTCAACATCACCATCACGGCACAG ATTGAAGACGGAACTTCCAGCACAGGTGAACTTGTGAACAGTCTTACTTCAGCTCTAAATAAACTAGGTTGA